One Scyliorhinus canicula chromosome 9, sScyCan1.1, whole genome shotgun sequence DNA segment encodes these proteins:
- the LOC119971525 gene encoding oxidative stress-induced growth inhibitor 1-like isoform X1 — protein sequence MEKTGSSSLQKINPIPVIVIGNGPSAICLSYFLSGYRPYFKESSLHPNPILQRKLEENRGISIVEQNLEFLSEGLEGRSHNPVAILFDSLLRPDADFGEARDSVLSWRREPDHYVPHLVLGKGPLGGAWHSIEGSMFTLSLGDWMELPDLSFRDWMRVKRRCLRNDRAMTADIAQYYQHYTKAKGLQENFVCGSVVTSVRRVSPGSGEEKQEHVTTDNMAGAQASTQAPRTSLFEVNGHSKTRDGSEKTFCIYAEKVVLATGTYDSPAWLGVNGEDLPFVYHTTSELEKTLKEQEMQMNLDPILIVGGGLTAADAVICAHHSNASVIHVFRRGVNDPGLIFNQLPKVMYPEYHKVHQMMTQQSCTTRGPYDGYFSLPKHRVLCFTPDRKCIIQDLTSGEKRAFTISMALILIGSNPNLTFLPNQGMSLAANTELPVNSKRNPIDVDCYTYECVRERGLYALGPLVGDHFVRFLQGGALAVASALFQERCNTQSPIHR from the exons ATGGAAAAAACTGGATCATCCTCACTGCAGAAAATCAATCCTATTCCAGTTATTGTCATTG ggaatGGGCCTTCAGCCATTTGTCTTTCCTACTTCTTGTCTGGATATCGGCCTTACTTCAAGGAATCTTCACTCCATCCTAATCCTATCCTTCAACGGAAATTGGAGGAGAACCGGGGGATATCCATCGTGGAGCAG AATTTGGAGTTCCTCTCTGAAGGACTGGAAGGCCGTTCGCACAATCCGGTCGCCATTCTGTTTGATTCCCTTCTGCGCCCTGATGCAGATTTTGGTGAAGCGAGGGATTCGGTGCTAAGCTGGAGACGCGAACCCGATCATTACGTTCCCCACCTGGTGCTGGGCAAGGGACCACTGGGAGGAGCTTGGCAT TCTATTGAGGGGTCCATGTTCACTCTCAGCCTTGGTGATTGGATGGAGCTGCCTGATCTTTCCTTTAGAGACTGGATGAGAGTGAAGAGAAG ATGCCTGCGGAATGACAGGGCAATGACAGCAGATATTGCCCAGTATTACCAACATTACACCAAAGCCAAGGGGCTGCAGGAGAATTTTGTGTGTGGCAGTGTCGTGACTTCAGTAAGAAGAGTCAGTCCAGGTTCTGGTGAGGAAAAGCAAGAACATGTGACCACAGACAATATGGCAGGAGCACAGGCTTCTACTCAAGCCCCTCGCACAAGTCTGTTTGAGGTGAATGGTCACAGCAAAACAAGGGATGGTTCAGAGAAGACTTTCTGTATCTATGCAGAGAAGGTTGTCTTGGCAACTGGGACATATGACAGCCCTGCTTGGCTTGGGGTCAATGGTGAAGACCTGCCATTTGTTTACCACACAACGTCAGAACTAGAAAAAACCCTCAAGGAGCAAGAGATGCAGATGAACCTTGACCCCATTCTGATTGTCGGGGGCGGCCTGACTGCAGCAGACGCTGTCATCTGCGCCCACCACAGCAACGCCTCAGTGATCCATGTCTTCCGCAGAGGGGTCAATGACCCAGGCCTGATCTTCAATCAGCTTCCTAAAGTGATGTACCCAGAGTATCACAAAGTTCACCAGATGATGACCCAGCAATCCTGCACCACCAGGGGGCCCTATGACGGCTATTTCAGTCTCCCTAAACACCGTGTGCTGTGTTTCACCCCTGACAGGAAGTGCATCATTCAGGACCTGACGTCAGGTGAAAAAAGGGCATTCACCATCTCCATGGCTCTGATCCTGATTGGCTCAAACCCCAACTTGACATTTCTGCCCAATCAGGGGATGTCATTAGCAGCCAACACAGAGCTCCCTGTTAATAGCAAACGTAATCCTATAGATGTTGACTGCTACACGTATGAGTGTGTGCGGGAGCGGGGTCTCTATGCTCTTGGTCCTTTGGTTGGGGATCATTTTGTCCGTTTCCTGCAAGGAGGGGCTCTGGCTGTTGCCAGTGCTCTGTTTCAGGAGAGGTGCAATACTCAATCTCCAATCCACAGGTAG
- the LOC119971525 gene encoding oxidative stress-induced growth inhibitor 1-like isoform X2: MEGISVWTECTGMNPGNGPSAICLSYFLSGYRPYFKESSLHPNPILQRKLEENRGISIVEQNLEFLSEGLEGRSHNPVAILFDSLLRPDADFGEARDSVLSWRREPDHYVPHLVLGKGPLGGAWHSIEGSMFTLSLGDWMELPDLSFRDWMRVKRRCLRNDRAMTADIAQYYQHYTKAKGLQENFVCGSVVTSVRRVSPGSGEEKQEHVTTDNMAGAQASTQAPRTSLFEVNGHSKTRDGSEKTFCIYAEKVVLATGTYDSPAWLGVNGEDLPFVYHTTSELEKTLKEQEMQMNLDPILIVGGGLTAADAVICAHHSNASVIHVFRRGVNDPGLIFNQLPKVMYPEYHKVHQMMTQQSCTTRGPYDGYFSLPKHRVLCFTPDRKCIIQDLTSGEKRAFTISMALILIGSNPNLTFLPNQGMSLAANTELPVNSKRNPIDVDCYTYECVRERGLYALGPLVGDHFVRFLQGGALAVASALFQERCNTQSPIHR, translated from the exons ATGGAAGGGATCTCTGTCTGGACAGAGTGCACAGGCATGAACCCAG ggaatGGGCCTTCAGCCATTTGTCTTTCCTACTTCTTGTCTGGATATCGGCCTTACTTCAAGGAATCTTCACTCCATCCTAATCCTATCCTTCAACGGAAATTGGAGGAGAACCGGGGGATATCCATCGTGGAGCAG AATTTGGAGTTCCTCTCTGAAGGACTGGAAGGCCGTTCGCACAATCCGGTCGCCATTCTGTTTGATTCCCTTCTGCGCCCTGATGCAGATTTTGGTGAAGCGAGGGATTCGGTGCTAAGCTGGAGACGCGAACCCGATCATTACGTTCCCCACCTGGTGCTGGGCAAGGGACCACTGGGAGGAGCTTGGCAT TCTATTGAGGGGTCCATGTTCACTCTCAGCCTTGGTGATTGGATGGAGCTGCCTGATCTTTCCTTTAGAGACTGGATGAGAGTGAAGAGAAG ATGCCTGCGGAATGACAGGGCAATGACAGCAGATATTGCCCAGTATTACCAACATTACACCAAAGCCAAGGGGCTGCAGGAGAATTTTGTGTGTGGCAGTGTCGTGACTTCAGTAAGAAGAGTCAGTCCAGGTTCTGGTGAGGAAAAGCAAGAACATGTGACCACAGACAATATGGCAGGAGCACAGGCTTCTACTCAAGCCCCTCGCACAAGTCTGTTTGAGGTGAATGGTCACAGCAAAACAAGGGATGGTTCAGAGAAGACTTTCTGTATCTATGCAGAGAAGGTTGTCTTGGCAACTGGGACATATGACAGCCCTGCTTGGCTTGGGGTCAATGGTGAAGACCTGCCATTTGTTTACCACACAACGTCAGAACTAGAAAAAACCCTCAAGGAGCAAGAGATGCAGATGAACCTTGACCCCATTCTGATTGTCGGGGGCGGCCTGACTGCAGCAGACGCTGTCATCTGCGCCCACCACAGCAACGCCTCAGTGATCCATGTCTTCCGCAGAGGGGTCAATGACCCAGGCCTGATCTTCAATCAGCTTCCTAAAGTGATGTACCCAGAGTATCACAAAGTTCACCAGATGATGACCCAGCAATCCTGCACCACCAGGGGGCCCTATGACGGCTATTTCAGTCTCCCTAAACACCGTGTGCTGTGTTTCACCCCTGACAGGAAGTGCATCATTCAGGACCTGACGTCAGGTGAAAAAAGGGCATTCACCATCTCCATGGCTCTGATCCTGATTGGCTCAAACCCCAACTTGACATTTCTGCCCAATCAGGGGATGTCATTAGCAGCCAACACAGAGCTCCCTGTTAATAGCAAACGTAATCCTATAGATGTTGACTGCTACACGTATGAGTGTGTGCGGGAGCGGGGTCTCTATGCTCTTGGTCCTTTGGTTGGGGATCATTTTGTCCGTTTCCTGCAAGGAGGGGCTCTGGCTGTTGCCAGTGCTCTGTTTCAGGAGAGGTGCAATACTCAATCTCCAATCCACAGGTAG